The following are encoded together in the Halopseudomonas salegens genome:
- the rluC gene encoding 23S rRNA pseudouridine(955/2504/2580) synthase RluC, producing MKEIASNSPAQVQFETISAEQAGQRIDNFLITRLKGAPKTLIYRILRKGEVRINKGRIKPDYKLQAGDLLRIPPVRLPEADEPVLVGQGILTALDNAIIHEDKALIVVNKPPGLAVHGGSGLHFGVIEAMRQLRPDCPQLELVHRLDRDTSGCLMIAKRRSMLRHLHAALRAEGGVDKRYLALVRGRWPTGTKRVQAPLQKNNLRSGERMVEVNTEGKPSLTEFSVVQRFGDLATLVEARPITGRTHQIRVHAKHAGHPIAGDPKYGDDEFSQTIRELGGKRLFLHAAFLALELPDGQRLELRAEPGRQWDATLRRLADD from the coding sequence ATGAAAGAAATAGCCAGCAATTCCCCTGCCCAGGTGCAGTTTGAAACCATCTCGGCCGAGCAGGCCGGGCAGCGTATCGACAACTTTTTGATCACCCGTCTCAAGGGTGCGCCGAAAACCCTGATCTACCGGATTTTGCGCAAGGGGGAAGTGCGCATCAACAAGGGTCGGATTAAACCGGACTATAAATTGCAGGCCGGCGATCTGTTGCGCATTCCCCCGGTTCGCTTGCCCGAGGCCGATGAACCGGTGTTGGTCGGGCAAGGGATTCTCACTGCTCTGGATAATGCCATTATCCACGAAGACAAAGCGTTGATTGTCGTCAACAAGCCCCCGGGATTGGCTGTGCATGGCGGTAGTGGGTTGCATTTTGGCGTCATTGAAGCCATGCGACAGCTAAGGCCGGATTGCCCGCAACTGGAATTGGTGCATCGGCTTGATCGGGATACCTCGGGCTGCCTGATGATTGCCAAGCGGCGAAGCATGTTGCGCCACCTGCATGCAGCCCTGCGCGCTGAAGGCGGTGTCGACAAGCGCTATCTGGCACTGGTGAGAGGGCGTTGGCCTACCGGTACCAAGCGCGTACAGGCGCCGTTGCAAAAAAACAATCTGCGCTCCGGGGAGCGCATGGTCGAGGTAAACACCGAGGGCAAGCCGTCACTGACCGAGTTTTCGGTGGTACAGCGTTTTGGCGACCTGGCGACGCTGGTTGAGGCAAGACCGATTACCGGGCGTACCCATCAGATTCGCGTGCATGCCAAGCATGCCGGGCACCCGATTGCCGGGGACCCGAAGTACGGTGACGACGAATTTTCCCAGACAATTCGTGAGCTGGGTGGCAAACGGTTGTTCCTGCATGCCGCTTTTCTTGCGCTTGAACTACCCGATGGTCAGCGCCTGGAATTGCGTGCCGAGCCTGGTCGGCAGTGGGATGCGACGCTGCGGAGGCTGGCAGATGACTGA
- a CDS encoding HAD-IA family hydrolase yields MTELQTLIFDWDGTLANSVEKIVLSMQRAADDVGLDPLSAQAVREIIGLGLPEAIAVLYPNVEDRQLAERLGTAYGQHYLTLEEVPSPLFDGVRDALDIFRDAGFRLAVATGKKRRGLARVLEKHGLSGFFDATRCADETASKPNPLMLAQILYQLDTPAERAIMLGDSVFDLQMAHNAGVRPVAVSYGAMTREQLLACEPEHCLDTFSDFHHWVMREQTQGVGV; encoded by the coding sequence ATGACTGAGTTGCAGACATTGATTTTCGACTGGGATGGTACCTTGGCCAATTCGGTTGAAAAGATCGTGTTATCGATGCAGCGGGCGGCCGACGATGTTGGGCTCGACCCGTTATCGGCACAGGCTGTCAGAGAGATCATTGGACTTGGCCTGCCGGAGGCAATTGCTGTGCTCTACCCGAATGTAGAAGATAGGCAGTTGGCCGAACGACTCGGTACCGCCTATGGACAGCACTACCTCACCCTGGAAGAGGTGCCATCGCCATTGTTTGACGGTGTGCGAGACGCGTTGGATATTTTCCGCGATGCCGGGTTCCGGTTGGCGGTAGCGACGGGTAAAAAACGCCGGGGGTTGGCGCGCGTGCTGGAAAAGCACGGGCTTTCCGGTTTTTTTGATGCCACCCGCTGCGCCGATGAAACGGCCAGCAAACCGAATCCGCTGATGCTTGCGCAAATTCTGTATCAATTGGATACCCCGGCAGAGCGCGCCATTATGCTGGGTGACAGTGTGTTTGATCTGCAAATGGCACATAATGCTGGCGTTCGCCCGGTTGCAGTCAGCTACGGGGCAATGACTCGAGAGCAGCTTCTGGCCTGTGAACCAGAGCACTGCCTGGATACTTTCAGTGACTTCCATCACTGGGTCATGCGTGAGCAGACTCAGGGTGTTGGTGTTTAA